In the Victivallis sp. Marseille-Q1083 genome, one interval contains:
- a CDS encoding IS1380 family transposase codes for MTKCNVSIPVFQGPKSRKIEFNFAGGDISSDGGLLFVKEFDRKLGLTRRAGNLLDSFDIRQPGKVEHSYLSMLRQRVFGLVAGHEDLNDHHELRTDPLIQTVVGRDRQLATPSTLCRFENGIDRRACVDLSRLFVEFFIESFSTPPRELILDFDATDDLTYGMQENRFFHGYYDHYCFLPLYVFCGDQLLVAYLRPSKIDAAKHAWAILSLLVKRFRQKWPKVKIIFRGDSGFCRQKMLNWCDKNEVKYIVGLAKNPRLLELSKDLQVKAEALYNETHEKAKLFTQFEYAAGTWKYPRRVIAKAEFNSPGPNNRFIVTNLDDDGQYLYEKVYCARGEMENRIKEQQLDLFADRTSCHDFAANQFRLLLSSLAYILMERFRALLLTGTQFAEATCGSIRLYLVKIGAIIRRNTRKIYVALSSACPNQELLRLIAAKIIAWE; via the coding sequence ATGACAAAATGTAATGTTTCGATTCCGGTCTTTCAAGGTCCGAAAAGCAGAAAAATTGAATTCAATTTCGCCGGTGGAGATATCAGCAGTGACGGCGGGTTGCTTTTTGTGAAAGAATTCGACCGCAAACTCGGTTTGACCCGGCGCGCCGGTAACCTGCTGGATTCTTTTGATATTCGACAGCCCGGAAAAGTTGAGCATTCCTATCTGAGCATGCTTCGTCAACGAGTTTTTGGTTTGGTTGCCGGCCATGAAGATCTCAATGACCATCATGAATTGCGAACTGATCCGCTGATTCAAACTGTTGTCGGTCGTGATCGTCAACTCGCCACTCCAAGCACTTTATGTCGATTCGAAAATGGAATCGATCGTCGTGCTTGCGTAGATTTGAGCCGATTGTTTGTCGAATTCTTTATCGAAAGTTTCTCCACGCCGCCTCGAGAATTGATTCTTGATTTCGATGCTACCGATGACCTCACTTACGGGATGCAGGAAAATCGCTTTTTTCATGGCTATTATGACCACTATTGCTTTTTGCCGTTGTATGTTTTCTGCGGGGATCAATTGCTTGTGGCTTATTTGCGTCCATCAAAAATTGATGCGGCCAAGCATGCTTGGGCGATTCTCTCGCTACTGGTAAAGCGCTTTCGGCAGAAATGGCCGAAGGTTAAGATTATTTTCCGGGGAGACAGTGGCTTTTGTCGGCAGAAAATGCTGAACTGGTGTGATAAAAATGAGGTCAAATATATTGTCGGATTGGCGAAAAATCCACGTTTGCTGGAATTATCAAAAGATCTTCAAGTGAAAGCGGAAGCACTTTACAACGAAACACATGAAAAAGCAAAACTGTTTACTCAGTTCGAATATGCGGCAGGAACTTGGAAATACCCGCGCCGGGTGATTGCCAAAGCGGAATTCAACTCCCCCGGACCGAATAATCGTTTTATCGTCACCAATCTTGATGATGATGGACAATATCTTTATGAAAAAGTCTATTGCGCCCGAGGTGAGATGGAAAACAGGATCAAGGAACAGCAGCTGGATCTTTTCGCTGATCGGACGAGCTGCCATGACTTTGCGGCAAATCAATTCCGGCTTCTGCTTTCAAGTTTGGCTTATATTCTCATGGAACGGTTTCGGGCATTGTTGTTGACAGGAACTCAATTTGCCGAGGCTACCTGCGGCAGCATTCGCTTATACCTGGTGAAAATCGGTGCCATTATTCGGCGGAATACCAGAAAAATTTATGTTGCTCTTTCAAGTGCTTGTCCAAATCAGGAACTCCTCCGCTTGATCGCTGCGAAAATCATCGCTTGGGAATAA
- a CDS encoding type IV secretory system conjugative DNA transfer family protein, whose amino-acid sequence MCLHCLSVAVGAAGRHRSISSLLLVVDLMASVLDTEILNLEGNAWTTRDAATGVMVFGMTGSGKSSGPLRNIALKFLQLGYGGIVFCAKPDEPGTWEDYAAETGRTGDLLRLSNETFAFLDEEFSRPREAGGGQVENVVNIFLEVVKISKDKKQAGTSDEYWQNAIKQFLRNAISLLVLAKEQVTLPNIKKTIDTALRSNEVAENIQKYVEGFVVFCQAEADEYGDFRSTAQAYQKYYIELNGDAVNHQTLEHAQQYSSLLLLQAAYHGHTECPDYELAWNYFLIEFPQLDERTRSNTISSFTVLADSMLRGEFLRCFGARSSSLHMEELYRQGKILIVDQDVKQYGLVGQMTAAIIKLCFQKMIERREDITNPDARPVFLWADECQFFAIDYDQKFQTTARSSRTLTVYATQNLGNLHDGYGKEKAASLLGNLGTKFFCQNGDHETNKWAADSIGQEVIRRRSQNLGDSQSGGLKGDYSRSDNYSEGWSEQKDYKVDIVSFTTLQAGGPRGQCQVGYIFWQSGRLLKNGDVFVRSAFKQKCRKVCGARVERHCPATQEAGKNGNLKTRWFYWYDYCRLAVFTVALLPVFGGIWLIYSGNDCFIWRCPGIGIVTLATLGVWCAAFVLEMLWAMCTVGLELIWCAIRHKPRLKVKTINRMPLVVFTWMYLILSFALAVLLQNALYDGDNVWPFALVWIAASLAHRLFKTAGGRKIPVDSET is encoded by the coding sequence ATGTGTCTTCACTGTTTGTCTGTTGCTGTTGGCGCTGCTGGCCGGCATCGGAGCATTTCATCTTTACTGCTGGTGGTGGACCTGATGGCCTCGGTTCTTGACACCGAAATACTGAATCTGGAGGGCAATGCCTGGACGACCCGTGATGCGGCCACCGGCGTCATGGTTTTCGGCATGACCGGCTCCGGAAAATCCTCCGGCCCTTTGCGGAATATAGCCTTGAAATTCCTGCAGCTTGGGTATGGCGGAATCGTCTTCTGCGCAAAACCGGACGAACCTGGCACATGGGAAGACTATGCCGCCGAAACCGGCCGGACCGGCGATCTGCTCCGGCTGAGTAATGAAACATTTGCTTTTCTGGATGAAGAATTTTCCCGCCCCAGGGAAGCCGGCGGCGGACAGGTTGAGAATGTGGTCAATATCTTTCTGGAGGTTGTCAAAATCTCGAAAGATAAGAAACAAGCCGGCACTTCCGATGAATATTGGCAAAATGCGATCAAGCAATTTCTGCGCAATGCCATATCGCTGCTGGTTCTTGCCAAAGAGCAGGTAACATTGCCCAACATCAAGAAAACCATCGATACTGCGCTGCGCTCCAATGAAGTCGCGGAAAATATTCAAAAATACGTCGAAGGCTTTGTCGTCTTTTGTCAAGCCGAAGCGGATGAATACGGAGATTTCAGGTCGACCGCCCAAGCATATCAGAAATATTATATTGAACTCAACGGCGATGCGGTAAACCATCAAACGCTGGAACATGCGCAGCAATATTCCAGCCTGTTGCTGTTGCAAGCAGCATATCACGGTCATACCGAATGCCCGGACTATGAATTGGCCTGGAATTATTTTTTGATCGAATTTCCGCAACTGGACGAACGTACCCGCAGCAATACCATTTCCAGTTTTACCGTACTGGCCGACTCCATGCTTCGCGGAGAATTTCTGCGTTGCTTTGGCGCCCGCAGTTCTTCTCTGCATATGGAAGAGCTTTACCGGCAGGGCAAAATCCTGATTGTCGATCAGGATGTCAAACAATACGGACTGGTCGGACAAATGACTGCCGCCATCATCAAGTTATGTTTTCAAAAAATGATTGAGCGCCGTGAAGACATTACCAATCCCGACGCCCGTCCGGTTTTTCTGTGGGCCGATGAATGCCAGTTTTTCGCCATCGATTATGACCAGAAGTTTCAGACCACCGCCAGATCCAGTCGAACCTTGACGGTGTATGCAACCCAGAATCTGGGCAACCTCCATGACGGCTACGGCAAGGAAAAAGCTGCGTCGCTGCTGGGAAACCTCGGGACGAAGTTTTTCTGCCAAAACGGCGATCATGAAACCAACAAATGGGCGGCCGACAGTATCGGACAAGAGGTAATTCGGCGACGCAGCCAAAATCTCGGCGACTCTCAATCAGGCGGACTGAAAGGCGATTACTCCAGGTCCGACAACTATTCCGAAGGCTGGTCGGAACAAAAAGATTATAAGGTGGACATCGTATCCTTCACCACACTTCAGGCTGGCGGGCCTCGCGGACAATGCCAGGTCGGGTACATATTCTGGCAATCAGGACGGCTGCTGAAAAACGGCGATGTTTTTGTCCGGTCGGCATTCAAGCAGAAATGCCGGAAAGTCTGCGGCGCGCGGGTTGAACGCCATTGCCCGGCGACACAGGAGGCGGGAAAAAACGGCAATTTGAAAACCCGCTGGTTCTATTGGTACGATTATTGCCGTCTCGCCGTTTTTACCGTGGCTCTGCTGCCGGTTTTCGGCGGAATATGGTTGATCTACTCCGGCAACGATTGTTTTATCTGGCGCTGTCCAGGCATCGGCATCGTTACTCTGGCGACGTTGGGGGTGTGGTGCGCTGCCTTTGTTTTGGAGATGCTGTGGGCGATGTGCACGGTCGGACTGGAGCTGATTTGGTGCGCAATTCGGCATAAACCGAGGCTTAAGGTCAAAACCATCAACCGGATGCCGCTGGTGGTCTTCACCTGGATGTATCTGATTCTTTCCTTTGCTCTGGCTGTTTTGCTCCAGAACGCGCTTTACGACGGTGATAACGTTTGGCCGTTTGCACTGGTATGGATCGCTGCAAGCCTCGCACATCGTCTGTTCAAAACCGCTGGAGGAAGAAAAATCCCAGTGGATTCCGAAACTTAA
- a CDS encoding RHS repeat domain-containing protein: protein MFLKIYAIFRLTTQYFYNAKNQLFRVTETGHPVMLFVYDALGNLTQSGYDADDNNNLTVASSDRLLVTEQLFVKESNFWFFKTIQSAYATTNNGTATTILQSKEKLSGLPTGTVAETQHIDVNGNVITDTIQVDRANRKTTLNILYPFSTVAQQEITVNGLLQSSRTPSNLTTTYSYDALGRVIGITDPRIGESQITYYSSGSGKIGKLCTQTDAAGNMVTYDYESTTGLVKSVQNALNQKTYYTYNNLNQVVRSWGDCDYPMERIYDSQGQLTHSKTYRSGTSWSNVSWPGGNITADVTQWTYDAASGLVKVKTDPAGKSISYIYNPNGTLQKRTWARQSNNQPLTTTYTYNVFNELIKIDYSDTTPDITITYDRLGRPLTVADAVGTRIFTYNAQLALQKEAINGIYTKELIHNYATTGMKGRSLGMNIGNVNLYTYGYDQYGRLNQVSTSAGAFNYVYLANSDLIASIGRPNSLTTSYTYDDDRNLLTKIIDGSMSTLTYLNDALGRRTSVSRTGSVFSAPELLSYTYDARSELAGASSNNNASYNYTYTYDPIGNRKAAGIAGVNWTYTANNLNQYTALNKAGTVQNPTYDADGNMLTRDGWTQTWNAENRLIKAEKGSAKLEFVYDYMGRRVEKKVYNGTTLTSHIRFVYDGYKLVEELNGLSNNAVMRRYTWQPVMMDVPLTVFDAAASKTYTYHADANKNITDLTDSAGVNVAHYEYSPFGQLVKSGGSYAATNVFTWSGEYLDRETGLVYYNFREYDPLLGRWLSRDPIGENGGINLYAMSANMVTNVWDNLGLLNCAKLREDILNNDRMMDNYRDRINEALNDSGWGEVTTTASSAAIAGLDYGLFLVQERMENLGEAVPTGLKYTGYGIGGLGIGMGLYGAYQAFSTGDITEGMVSVGESLGGAAVMATGYRPFAFLAPPLAFLATGEAIGRSAINIGYGIYIAKIEDETNQKMLEGYGKLLDRRMQKGEDLRYLYNKCCVKY from the coding sequence TTGTTTTTGAAAATTTACGCAATATTCAGGCTAACCACACAATATTTTTATAACGCCAAAAACCAATTATTCCGGGTTACAGAAACAGGACATCCTGTCATGCTCTTCGTTTACGACGCACTCGGCAACCTGACCCAGAGCGGATATGATGCCGATGATAACAATAATTTGACAGTGGCCTCATCGGATCGGCTTTTGGTGACAGAGCAACTCTTTGTCAAAGAAAGCAACTTCTGGTTTTTCAAAACCATCCAATCGGCCTATGCCACAACCAATAACGGAACTGCAACCACCATACTTCAATCGAAAGAAAAATTATCTGGTCTCCCGACCGGAACTGTTGCCGAAACCCAACATATTGATGTGAATGGAAATGTCATTACCGACACGATTCAGGTGGATAGAGCCAATCGCAAAACCACTCTGAATATCCTGTATCCGTTTTCAACTGTAGCGCAGCAGGAAATTACAGTCAATGGATTGCTTCAGTCCTCTCGAACACCATCAAATCTGACAACAACCTATTCCTATGATGCGCTTGGCCGGGTTATCGGTATCACAGATCCCAGAATTGGAGAAAGCCAGATCACGTACTATTCTTCCGGTTCCGGTAAAATAGGGAAACTTTGCACACAGACCGATGCGGCAGGAAATATGGTTACTTATGACTATGAAAGCACAACCGGGTTAGTGAAATCAGTACAAAACGCCTTGAATCAAAAGACATATTATACATACAATAACCTGAACCAGGTTGTCCGAAGTTGGGGGGATTGTGATTATCCGATGGAAAGAATTTATGATTCACAAGGACAGTTAACGCATTCCAAAACATATCGCAGTGGCACCAGTTGGAGCAATGTGTCATGGCCTGGGGGCAATATTACGGCTGATGTTACTCAATGGACATATGACGCCGCATCCGGTCTGGTTAAGGTGAAAACCGATCCGGCTGGAAAATCAATATCTTATATTTATAATCCAAATGGAACATTGCAAAAGAGAACCTGGGCAAGGCAGAGTAACAATCAGCCGCTGACAACAACTTATACCTATAATGTCTTCAACGAATTGATAAAAATCGATTATTCGGATACGACGCCGGACATCACTATCACTTATGATCGGCTCGGACGACCGCTTACCGTAGCGGATGCCGTTGGTACAAGAATATTTACCTATAATGCGCAATTGGCTTTGCAAAAAGAGGCAATCAATGGTATTTATACGAAAGAGCTAATTCACAATTATGCGACCACCGGCATGAAAGGGCGCAGCCTGGGTATGAATATCGGCAATGTCAATTTATACACTTATGGTTATGACCAATATGGACGCTTGAATCAAGTGTCCACTTCTGCCGGTGCTTTCAACTATGTTTATCTTGCCAATAGTGACCTGATCGCGTCCATTGGACGTCCCAACAGCTTGACAACCTCCTATACCTATGATGATGATCGCAATCTGTTGACGAAAATCATCGATGGCTCCATGAGTACATTGACTTATCTCAACGACGCTCTTGGGCGTCGTACCAGTGTAAGCCGAACTGGCAGTGTTTTCTCAGCACCTGAATTATTGAGTTATACTTATGATGCCCGCTCGGAACTTGCCGGCGCTTCATCCAACAATAATGCCTCCTATAATTATACCTATACTTACGATCCGATCGGCAATCGCAAGGCTGCCGGGATCGCCGGAGTCAATTGGACTTATACCGCTAATAACCTTAATCAATATACGGCATTGAACAAAGCCGGAACGGTTCAGAACCCGACCTATGACGCTGATGGCAATATGTTGACCCGTGACGGTTGGACGCAAACCTGGAATGCCGAAAACCGATTAATTAAAGCGGAAAAAGGATCGGCAAAGCTGGAGTTTGTTTACGACTACATGGGCCGCCGGGTTGAGAAGAAAGTTTATAACGGCACTACTTTGACCAGCCATATCCGTTTTGTTTATGACGGTTACAAACTAGTCGAAGAACTCAATGGTTTGAGCAACAATGCCGTCATGCGCCGCTATACCTGGCAGCCGGTTATGATGGATGTACCTTTGACGGTATTCGACGCCGCCGCCAGCAAGACGTATACTTATCATGCCGATGCCAACAAAAATATCACTGATTTGACGGATTCTGCCGGAGTCAATGTCGCTCACTATGAATACAGTCCTTTCGGGCAACTGGTGAAGTCTGGCGGAAGTTATGCCGCGACCAATGTTTTTACCTGGAGCGGAGAATATCTGGATCGCGAAACCGGTCTGGTCTATTATAATTTCCGCGAATACGATCCATTGTTGGGACGCTGGTTGTCCCGTGATCCTATCGGTGAAAACGGCGGAATCAATCTATATGCCATGAGTGCAAACATGGTGACCAATGTGTGGGATAATTTGGGATTACTGAATTGCGCTAAGCTGCGGGAGGATATCCTCAATAACGATCGAATGATGGACAATTATCGCGATAGAATCAATGAAGCTTTAAACGACAGCGGATGGGGGGAGGTTACCACGACAGCTTCTAGCGCCGCAATTGCTGGCTTAGATTATGGACTGTTTCTTGTGCAGGAGAGAATGGAAAACCTAGGGGAAGCTGTGCCTACGGGACTTAAATATACGGGGTATGGTATTGGAGGTCTCGGCATTGGAATGGGATTATACGGAGCTTATCAAGCATTTTCCACAGGTGATATAACTGAGGGAATGGTTTCCGTTGGGGAATCACTTGGTGGTGCAGCTGTTATGGCAACTGGTTATAGACCATTTGCATTTTTAGCACCGCCTTTAGCATTTCTCGCAACAGGAGAAGCAATTGGGCGCAGTGCTATCAATATTGGTTATGGAATATATATAGCGAAAATTGAAGATGAAACAAATCAAAAAATGTTGGAAGGATATGGAAAATTATTGGATAGGCGTATGCAAAAGGGAGAAGATTTGCGATATTTGTATAATAAATGTTGTGTTAAATACTAA
- a CDS encoding IS1380 family transposase codes for MTKCNVSIPVFQGPKSRKIEFNFAGGDISSDGGLLFVKEFDRKLGLTRRAGNLLDSFDIRQPGKVEHSYLSMLRQRVFGLVAGHEDLNDHHELRTDPLIQTVVGRDRQLATPSTLCRFENGIDRRACVDLSRLFVEFFIESFSTPPRELILDFDATDDLTYGMQENRFFHGYYDHYCFLPLYVFCGDQLLVAYLRPSKIDAAKHAWAILSLLVKRFRQKWPKVKIIFRGDSGFCRQKMLNWCDKNEVKYIVGLAKNPRLLELSKDLQVKAEALYNETHEKAKLFTQFEYAAGTWKYPRRVIAKAEFNSPGPNNRFIVTNLDDDGQYLYEKVYCARGEMENRIKEQQLDLFADRTSCHDFAANQFRLLLSSLAYILMERFRALLLTGTQFAEATCGSIRLYLVKIGAIIRRNTRKIYVALSSACPNQELLRLIAAKIIAWE; via the coding sequence ATGACAAAATGTAATGTTTCGATTCCGGTCTTTCAAGGTCCGAAAAGCAGAAAAATTGAATTCAATTTCGCCGGTGGAGATATCAGCAGTGACGGCGGGTTGCTTTTTGTGAAAGAATTCGACCGCAAACTCGGTTTGACCCGGCGCGCCGGTAACCTGCTGGATTCTTTTGATATTCGACAGCCCGGAAAAGTTGAGCATTCCTATCTGAGCATGCTTCGTCAACGAGTTTTTGGTTTGGTTGCCGGCCATGAAGATCTCAATGACCATCATGAATTGCGAACTGATCCGCTGATTCAAACTGTTGTCGGTCGTGATCGTCAACTCGCCACTCCAAGCACTTTATGTCGATTCGAAAATGGAATCGATCGTCGTGCTTGCGTAGATTTGAGCCGATTGTTTGTCGAATTCTTTATCGAAAGTTTTTCCACGCCGCCTCGAGAATTGATTCTTGATTTCGATGCTACCGATGACCTCACTTACGGGATGCAGGAAAATCGCTTTTTTCATGGCTATTATGACCACTATTGCTTTTTGCCGTTGTATGTTTTCTGCGGGGATCAATTGCTTGTGGCTTATTTGCGTCCATCAAAAATTGATGCGGCCAAGCATGCTTGGGCGATTCTCTCGCTACTGGTAAAGCGCTTTCGGCAGAAATGGCCGAAGGTTAAGATTATTTTCCGGGGAGACAGTGGCTTTTGTCGGCAGAAAATGCTGAACTGGTGTGATAAAAATGAGGTCAAATATATTGTCGGATTGGCGAAAAATCCACGTTTGCTGGAATTATCAAAAGATCTTCAAGTGAAAGCGGAAGCACTTTACAACGAAACACATGAAAAAGCAAAACTGTTTACTCAGTTCGAATATGCGGCAGGAACTTGGAAATACCCGCGCCGGGTGATTGCCAAAGCGGAATTCAACTCCCCCGGACCGAATAATCGTTTTATCGTCACCAATCTTGATGATGATGGACAATATCTTTATGAAAAAGTCTATTGCGCCCGAGGTGAGATGGAAAACAGGATCAAGGAACAGCAGCTGGATCTTTTCGCTGATCGGACGAGCTGCCATGACTTTGCGGCAAATCAATTCCGGCTTCTGCTTTCAAGTTTGGCTTATATTCTCATGGAACGGTTTCGGGCATTGTTGTTGACAGGAACTCAATTTGCCGAGGCTACCTGCGGCAGCATTCGCTTATACCTGGTGAAAATCGGTGCCATTATTCGGCGGAATACCAGAAAAATTTATGTTGCTCTTTCAAGTGCTTGTCCAAATCAGGAACTCCTCCGCTTGATCGCTGCGAAAATCATCGCTTGGGAATAA
- a CDS encoding HEAT repeat domain-containing protein — protein sequence MKRVLWLPTGLCLLLCDIAQADKLPESKADLPVITITSLPDNVKLIVGMTDDNSYLPRVQAIHALGRNLPQDQIDAFYDFLFQKLEDQELPDLEFNGLKNELTWALIWQERVPKELAKHLDTMFRDKSYDVTWRDYCVQFFGKYYRYVGEADRKILKAGLEEALNEWQNRIAGTAGYMLWQMSDYPGFDKQAIIDKIVEILNQPDCSNASKLPLLQACGEAGDKRALPQARELMKTCKDIMLRASAIAAVGYLGDATDIPYLETLSKQTDPRVQKPAQAALVKLQK from the coding sequence ATGAAACGCGTTTTATGGCTTCCCACGGGATTATGTCTGTTATTGTGTGATATTGCTCAAGCAGATAAATTACCTGAATCTAAGGCTGATCTTCCCGTAATAACAATTACTTCTTTACCTGATAATGTCAAGCTTATCGTCGGGATGACCGACGATAATTCTTACCTTCCTCGTGTTCAAGCCATACATGCACTGGGTAGAAATCTGCCGCAGGACCAGATTGATGCTTTTTATGATTTTCTCTTTCAAAAGCTTGAAGATCAGGAATTGCCGGATCTGGAGTTCAACGGCTTGAAAAATGAATTGACCTGGGCATTGATCTGGCAGGAGAGAGTTCCAAAAGAGCTGGCCAAACATCTCGATACCATGTTCCGGGATAAATCCTATGATGTGACCTGGCGGGATTACTGCGTCCAGTTTTTCGGCAAGTATTATCGTTACGTCGGAGAAGCCGACCGCAAAATCCTGAAAGCCGGGCTGGAAGAGGCCTTGAACGAATGGCAGAACCGAATCGCCGGAACTGCCGGTTATATGCTCTGGCAGATGTCCGACTATCCCGGATTCGACAAGCAAGCTATCATTGACAAGATTGTCGAAATATTGAATCAACCGGATTGTTCCAATGCTTCAAAGTTACCCTTGCTGCAAGCCTGCGGCGAAGCCGGAGATAAGCGAGCTCTACCGCAAGCCCGCGAGCTGATGAAAACCTGCAAAGATATCATGCTTCGCGCCTCGGCTATCGCCGCAGTCGGCTATCTTGGTGACGCCACTGACATCCCATATCTTGAAACCCTGAGCAAACAAACCGATCCCAGAGTACAAAAACCTGCCCAGGCCGCTTTGGTGAAGCTGCAAAAGTAA